The following coding sequences lie in one Sinorhizobium fredii USDA 257 genomic window:
- the nrdR gene encoding transcriptional regulator NrdR, which produces MRCPYCSSEDSQVKDSRPAEDGNAIRRRRICPDCGGRFTTFERVQLRELMIIKKTGRKVPFDRDKLLRSFEIALRKRPVDRDRIERAVSGIVRRLESSGETEIPSEEIGLQVLEALKSLDDVAFVRYASVYRDFSHAEDFEKVIAEISAKIARDPSE; this is translated from the coding sequence ATGCGCTGCCCCTATTGCAGTTCCGAAGACAGTCAAGTGAAGGATTCCCGTCCGGCTGAGGACGGGAATGCCATTCGCCGCCGCCGCATCTGCCCTGATTGCGGCGGCCGCTTCACGACCTTCGAGCGGGTGCAGTTGCGTGAGCTGATGATTATCAAGAAGACCGGTCGGAAGGTGCCCTTCGACCGGGACAAGCTCTTGCGCTCCTTCGAGATCGCCCTGCGCAAGCGCCCGGTCGATCGTGACCGTATCGAGCGGGCGGTGTCTGGTATCGTCCGCCGCCTGGAAAGCTCCGGCGAGACGGAGATTCCCTCGGAGGAAATCGGCCTACAGGTGCTTGAGGCCCTGAAGAGCCTCGACGATGTCGCCTTCGTGCGATACGCCTCCGTCTATCGGGATTTTTCCCACGCCGAGGATTTCGAGAAGGTCATTGCCGAGATCAGCGCCAAGATCGCGCGCGATCCCAGCGAATAG